In Chryseobacterium gleum, a single genomic region encodes these proteins:
- a CDS encoding MFS transporter: MGKNNSGTRRIQPILWISTLYFAMGVPFVTINAVSGIMYKDMGVSDSQITFWTALILFAWTLKPLWSPFLEIYKTKKFFVVFTQFAIGILFALIALSLPMHDFFKYSIALFAVVAFCGATHDVVADGTYIGFLTNKEQARYIGWQGAFYNLAKIISSGALVYFAGVLEKTKGVTNAWMIIMVIYALLFFALAIYHYFILPNENKEEQKKEKTAGNVRRELLEVITSFFTKKNIVWSVLFIILYRFAEGFAIKIAPLFFKAPRTSGGLGLSTSDIGLVYGTYGSAAFILGSVLAGYFISARGLKRSLIWLCCAFNIPFVVYALLAYYQPADLLPVGIAVVVEYFGYGFGFVGLMLYMMQQIAPGKHKTAHYAFATGIMNLGVMIPGMFSGTISDWIGYKMFFIWVLIATIPAFLVTLFVPFPYPENQKEQEHN; the protein is encoded by the coding sequence ATGGGAAAAAACAATTCCGGAACCCGTCGGATCCAGCCAATTCTCTGGATATCCACATTATATTTTGCAATGGGAGTTCCCTTTGTAACCATTAATGCGGTTTCAGGAATTATGTATAAAGATATGGGTGTTTCGGATTCGCAGATCACATTCTGGACAGCTCTTATTCTGTTTGCATGGACATTGAAGCCGCTTTGGAGCCCTTTTCTGGAGATCTATAAAACTAAAAAGTTCTTTGTTGTTTTTACCCAGTTTGCCATAGGAATTCTGTTTGCTCTGATTGCTTTAAGTCTGCCGATGCACGACTTTTTCAAATACAGTATTGCCCTTTTTGCAGTAGTGGCATTTTGCGGAGCGACCCATGATGTTGTAGCAGATGGAACGTATATTGGCTTCCTGACCAATAAAGAACAGGCAAGATATATCGGCTGGCAGGGTGCTTTTTATAATCTGGCCAAGATTATCAGCAGTGGGGCGCTCGTTTATTTTGCCGGAGTTTTGGAAAAAACGAAAGGAGTTACCAATGCCTGGATGATCATTATGGTGATTTATGCCTTACTGTTTTTTGCATTAGCCATTTATCACTATTTCATTCTGCCGAACGAGAATAAAGAAGAGCAGAAAAAAGAAAAAACAGCCGGAAATGTCCGTAGAGAATTATTGGAAGTCATTACCTCTTTCTTTACCAAAAAAAATATTGTATGGTCTGTGCTTTTCATTATTCTGTACCGTTTTGCAGAAGGATTCGCGATCAAAATTGCCCCATTATTTTTTAAAGCTCCAAGAACTTCCGGAGGGTTAGGCTTATCAACATCAGATATAGGGCTTGTGTATGGAACTTATGGTTCTGCAGCATTTATTTTAGGTTCTGTACTGGCCGGATATTTTATCTCAGCCCGCGGACTGAAAAGATCTTTGATATGGCTGTGCTGTGCATTCAATATTCCGTTTGTGGTATATGCTTTACTGGCTTATTATCAGCCGGCTGACCTTTTACCTGTAGGAATTGCTGTAGTAGTGGAATATTTTGGATATGGATTTGGTTTTGTAGGATTAATGCTCTACATGATGCAGCAGATTGCTCCCGGAAAACACAAAACAGCGCATTATGCATTTGCAACAGGAATTATGAACCTTGGTGTCATGATTCCCGGAATGTTCAGCGGAACGATCAGTGACTGGATCGGATATAAAATGTTCTTTATCTGGGTGTTGATTGCTACCATACCCGCATTTTTGGTCACCCTATTTGTTCCTTTCCCTTATCCTGAAAATCAGAAAGAACAAGAACACAATTAA
- a CDS encoding glycoside hydrolase family 130 protein, translating into MTAQSVMIPWQDRPEGCSDIMWRFSENPIINRYAIPTSNSIFNSAVIPFEDGFAGVFRCDNKAVQMNIFAGFSKDGINWDINHDPIEMQAGNTDMIESDYKYDPRVTFIEDRYWITWCNGYNGPTIGIGYTFDFKEFFQCENAFLPFNRNGVLFPEKINGKYAMLSRPSDNGHTPFGDIYISYSPDMKYWGEHRCVMKVTPFEDSAWQCTKIGGGPVPIKTEEGWLLFYHGVINTCRGFRYSMGAALLDLEDPTKVLYRTKPYLLAPAESYELTGDVPNVVFPCAALTEGDKVAVYYGAADTVVAIAFGYISEIIDFMKKNSI; encoded by the coding sequence ATGACAGCTCAATCAGTAATGATCCCTTGGCAGGATCGCCCGGAAGGTTGCAGTGATATTATGTGGAGGTTTTCCGAAAACCCGATCATTAACAGATACGCGATACCAACATCCAACAGTATATTCAACAGTGCGGTAATTCCTTTTGAAGATGGATTTGCCGGAGTATTCCGTTGTGATAACAAAGCAGTACAAATGAATATTTTTGCCGGTTTCAGTAAAGATGGAATCAATTGGGATATCAACCATGACCCTATTGAAATGCAGGCAGGAAATACGGATATGATTGAATCCGATTACAAATATGATCCCCGCGTAACTTTCATTGAAGACCGTTACTGGATCACATGGTGCAACGGATACAACGGTCCAACCATCGGAATCGGGTATACTTTTGATTTTAAAGAATTTTTCCAGTGCGAAAATGCCTTTCTTCCCTTCAACAGAAACGGGGTTTTATTCCCTGAAAAAATCAATGGTAAATATGCCATGTTGAGCCGTCCCAGTGATAACGGACATACACCTTTCGGAGATATTTATATCAGCTACAGCCCTGATATGAAGTACTGGGGAGAACACCGTTGCGTGATGAAAGTAACGCCTTTTGAAGACAGTGCATGGCAGTGTACAAAAATCGGAGGTGGACCGGTTCCTATCAAAACAGAAGAAGGATGGCTGCTTTTCTATCATGGAGTGATCAATACCTGCAGGGGATTCAGATATTCAATGGGAGCAGCTTTGCTTGATCTTGAAGATCCTACGAAAGTATTGTACAGAACGAAGCCTTATCTATTAGCTCCGGCAGAGTCATATGAACTGACAGGAGATGTACCGAATGTGGTTTTCCCTTGCGCCGCATTGACAGAAGGAGATAAAGTAGCGGTATATTACGGTGCTGCTGATACTGTGGTTGCTATTGCTTTTGGATATATCTCAGAAATCATTGATTTTATGAAAAAGAATTCAATTTAA
- a CDS encoding SusC/RagA family TonB-linked outer membrane protein, with product MRKAVIPVLFVFSLTANAQEKKTADTTKTTSIEEVVVTSLGIKRQARSLTYSSQQIGGDELTEVKTPNLLNSINGKVSNVQINRTNGVGSSVRVIMRGNKSVSNSQPLYVIDGIPIINGTGKSADISQYSNMPDPGDVLSSINPDDIESINFLKGASASALYGSAGGNGAILITTRKGKLGKSSISYSTSLTVDRAYSLPKLQHSYLSYDPSVPNQSPGDNIESWGAKGASKDYLKDFLQTGTTWVNSLSFQSGNEKSTNYFSVGNTTNKGIIPMSYFDQYNISFRNSSKFLDDKLTLDANFIGSLQDSKNRQTPGASFSPLTSLYWLPRGVDFDQYGPDNYSYLDKKRLLPAQNWWEVKPDGSFKGNPETQNPYWILNRNPVTVKNKNAYSAVTLSYEINPWLTARVRGNYSWNISDSQRDISAYSAPSLLAGGQNGRMLKNVYENSSTYGDVLLVGSPKLSESISLDFTLGGSVNTTSNKVTQVDNAYLSNPNLFALNNLQWNVERSPGDGYHNIYWNLKKQVRSVFASASVGYKNMFYVDMTFRNDWDSTLALTGRSGFDYESVGANAILSSIFKLPEVINFWKVRGSYATVGLGLPANISNAMVAYYNAYSYGVDAGTIVYPKSSFVTSRPDLIPRPELNKTFEAGTELRMLNNRLNFDITYYNSNATNQLLETTIGSNFGGIPSGSYYINAGKIRNTGFEASLSYKIFGGEKFGWTTTLNASANKNTIVELFPSSLPISESQLFALTGGGDFTKLRLGGSFGDLYGVKFKRDDQGRILVDENGVPLGTTGDPQYLGNPNPKFILGFNNSFNIGKLGISFLIDGKFGGKVLSLTEKANDLYGVSQATADARDAGGVSIPNAVYAPGTPNAGQAYNGVTDAKAYYKRTGGAGGIGTGIDEAYLYSATTVRLRQASISYSFDINSKYMRNATVSLVGTNLFFFYKKAPFDPEQVSGNTPGGVGVDSFGLPITRSIGLSLKANF from the coding sequence ATGAGAAAAGCAGTTATACCCGTTCTGTTCGTTTTTTCACTTACTGCGAATGCACAGGAGAAAAAAACAGCCGACACTACGAAGACAACCAGTATTGAGGAGGTCGTGGTCACCTCTTTGGGGATAAAAAGGCAGGCCCGCTCTTTAACGTATTCCAGTCAGCAGATTGGCGGGGATGAGCTTACAGAAGTAAAAACTCCCAATCTATTAAATTCGATCAACGGAAAAGTTTCCAATGTGCAGATCAACAGAACCAATGGTGTAGGTAGCTCCGTAAGGGTGATTATGAGAGGAAATAAGTCTGTATCAAACAGTCAGCCACTGTATGTAATTGACGGAATTCCAATTATCAATGGCACAGGGAAATCTGCTGATATAAGTCAGTATTCCAATATGCCGGATCCAGGCGACGTGCTAAGTTCCATTAATCCTGATGATATTGAAAGCATCAACTTTCTGAAAGGAGCTTCTGCTTCTGCATTGTATGGATCTGCGGGGGGAAACGGTGCCATCCTGATCACAACAAGAAAAGGGAAATTAGGCAAGAGTTCTATTTCTTACAGTACAAGTTTAACAGTAGACAGAGCTTATAGTCTTCCAAAACTGCAGCACAGTTATCTGTCTTATGATCCCTCTGTGCCTAATCAATCTCCAGGCGATAACATTGAGAGCTGGGGAGCAAAAGGAGCATCGAAGGACTATCTTAAAGACTTTCTGCAAACCGGAACAACATGGGTAAATAGCCTTTCTTTCCAATCGGGAAATGAAAAATCAACCAATTATTTTTCCGTTGGAAATACGACAAACAAGGGGATAATTCCGATGTCTTATTTTGATCAATATAATATTTCTTTCAGAAACTCAAGTAAGTTCCTGGATGATAAATTAACATTGGATGCCAACTTTATAGGTTCTTTGCAGGACAGTAAAAACAGACAAACACCGGGAGCTTCTTTTTCACCTTTGACAAGCTTATACTGGTTACCAAGAGGAGTAGATTTTGATCAATACGGACCGGATAACTACTCTTACCTTGATAAGAAAAGACTTTTACCTGCACAAAACTGGTGGGAAGTGAAACCTGACGGAAGTTTCAAAGGAAACCCGGAAACCCAAAACCCATATTGGATTTTAAACAGAAATCCGGTTACGGTTAAAAATAAAAATGCATATAGTGCTGTTACGTTATCTTATGAAATTAATCCATGGCTGACAGCGAGAGTAAGAGGTAATTACAGCTGGAATATTTCAGACAGCCAGCGTGATATTTCTGCATACTCAGCACCAAGTTTATTAGCAGGTGGACAAAATGGAAGAATGCTTAAAAATGTTTATGAAAATTCTTCTACCTACGGTGATGTTTTGCTTGTTGGTAGCCCAAAATTAAGCGAATCTATTTCTTTAGATTTTACGCTTGGAGGAAGTGTGAATACAACCAGTAATAAAGTAACACAGGTTGACAATGCATATCTGTCTAACCCTAATTTGTTTGCATTAAACAACCTTCAATGGAACGTAGAAAGAAGTCCGGGAGATGGATACCACAATATCTATTGGAATTTAAAAAAACAAGTACGATCGGTATTTGCAAGTGCTTCCGTAGGATATAAAAATATGTTTTATGTAGATATGACCTTTAGAAATGATTGGGATTCTACTTTGGCATTAACAGGAAGAAGCGGATTTGATTATGAGTCTGTAGGAGCTAATGCGATCTTATCTTCTATTTTTAAACTTCCGGAAGTAATTAATTTCTGGAAGGTGAGAGGTTCTTATGCAACTGTAGGGTTAGGATTACCTGCCAATATTTCTAATGCAATGGTGGCATATTACAATGCATATTCGTATGGAGTAGATGCAGGAACTATTGTATATCCAAAAAGTTCATTTGTTACCAGCCGTCCAGACCTTATTCCACGACCGGAGCTTAATAAAACTTTTGAGGCAGGAACTGAGTTGAGAATGCTCAATAACAGATTAAATTTTGACATTACTTATTATAATTCCAATGCAACTAATCAGTTGTTAGAAACTACTATAGGGTCAAACTTTGGAGGAATTCCGTCAGGTTCATATTATATTAATGCCGGGAAAATACGTAACACAGGCTTTGAAGCTTCATTATCATACAAAATCTTTGGTGGCGAAAAATTCGGCTGGACAACTACATTGAATGCTTCAGCGAATAAGAATACGATTGTAGAATTATTTCCATCAAGTCTGCCCATATCAGAAAGTCAGCTGTTTGCATTAACAGGAGGAGGAGACTTTACAAAACTGAGGTTAGGTGGATCATTTGGAGATCTCTACGGAGTTAAATTCAAAAGAGATGATCAGGGGCGAATCTTGGTAGATGAAAATGGTGTTCCTCTGGGTACTACAGGAGATCCTCAGTATTTGGGCAACCCGAATCCTAAGTTTATTCTGGGTTTTAATAACTCTTTTAATATTGGTAAACTGGGAATATCTTTCCTTATCGATGGTAAATTTGGAGGCAAAGTATTGTCTCTTACGGAGAAAGCAAATGATTTATACGGAGTGAGCCAGGCTACTGCTGATGCAAGAGACGCCGGCGGAGTATCTATTCCAAATGCTGTATATGCTCCAGGCACTCCTAATGCTGGACAGGCTTATAATGGAGTTACTGATGCAAAAGCTTATTATAAAAGAACAGGTGGTGCCGGTGGTATCGGGACAGGAATTGATGAAGCTTATCTGTATAGCGCAACAACAGTTCGTCTACGTCAGGCATCAATTTCATATAGCTTTGATATTAATTCCAAATATATGAGAAATGCTACAGTAAGTCTTGTTGGAACCAATTTATTCTTCTTTTATAAAAAAGCTCCATTCGATCCGGAACAAGTATCCGGAAATACACCAGGTGGGGTAGGAGTTGATTCATTTGGACTTCCAATTACACGATCTATCGGACTATCATTAAAGGCTAACTTCTAA
- a CDS encoding SusD/RagB family nutrient-binding outer membrane lipoprotein: MKFKNIKILVLGAVVLMTASGCGDLDQYNQEKLGNPEIFYADYNAVVNPLKSIQRGLQSDYQLYPNLSADMFSGMFSTATPFNGGKNNLTYFMMDGWNNRIIARQQDIFNYSIIIDNAAKNFYPDVDFTATFAVKKILKVITAARVSDSHGPVVYSKYETPNANGVTDFDSQQEAYLHFINDLSAAIIDLQKVQNMPANQNEGDKAALKKADLVFNGNISQWAKLANSLKLRLAMRMSYADPAKSKQYAEEALASSAGLITDNADNALISVGQSELSFIIYSWGDCLIGAPLMAYMNGYNDPRLPAYAIPASDPSLQGKYIGIRQGIDLLNGKSTYGGFSQPQAKSANGDYFSATDGKMKLFTAAETWFLKAEAALRGYAGAGDIQTNYTTGVQQSFGEWGKSASVAAYLADTTSTEAPYIDPKNPDNNVPVGNPQLSTITIAWNNSDTNERKLERIITQKWLSLYPNGPEAWAEQRRTGYPVLFKVRKNDSGGAISTEAMIRRIPFTIDTKTSLYNYQQAAQMLNGPDTGGTKLWWDKK, translated from the coding sequence ATGAAATTCAAAAATATTAAAATACTGGTATTAGGTGCGGTAGTTCTGATGACAGCTTCAGGATGCGGTGATCTTGATCAATATAACCAGGAGAAACTTGGAAATCCTGAGATTTTTTATGCTGATTATAATGCGGTTGTTAATCCTTTAAAATCTATTCAAAGAGGATTACAGTCAGACTATCAGTTATATCCTAATTTAAGTGCAGATATGTTCAGTGGTATGTTCAGCACAGCAACTCCTTTTAATGGAGGCAAGAACAATTTGACATATTTTATGATGGATGGTTGGAACAACAGAATTATTGCCAGACAACAGGATATTTTCAATTATTCCATCATCATAGATAATGCAGCTAAAAACTTTTATCCTGACGTAGACTTTACAGCTACATTTGCGGTAAAGAAAATATTAAAAGTAATCACAGCGGCCAGAGTATCAGATAGCCATGGTCCGGTAGTGTACAGCAAATATGAGACACCTAATGCAAACGGTGTCACTGATTTTGACTCTCAACAGGAGGCTTACCTGCATTTTATTAATGATCTTAGTGCTGCTATTATAGACCTTCAAAAGGTACAGAATATGCCAGCTAACCAAAATGAAGGTGATAAGGCTGCATTGAAAAAAGCTGATCTGGTATTTAATGGAAATATTTCTCAATGGGCCAAGCTTGCGAATTCACTAAAGCTGAGATTAGCGATGAGAATGAGTTATGCAGATCCGGCAAAATCTAAGCAATATGCTGAAGAGGCATTAGCTTCATCTGCAGGATTGATTACTGATAATGCGGATAATGCCTTGATCAGTGTAGGACAATCAGAATTGAGTTTTATCATTTACTCATGGGGAGATTGTTTAATTGGAGCACCTTTGATGGCTTATATGAACGGATATAATGATCCAAGGCTTCCTGCGTATGCTATTCCGGCATCTGATCCAAGCTTACAGGGAAAATATATAGGAATCCGTCAGGGAATAGATTTATTAAATGGTAAATCAACATACGGAGGGTTCTCACAGCCACAGGCAAAATCTGCTAACGGAGATTATTTCTCTGCTACAGATGGTAAAATGAAATTATTCACCGCTGCAGAAACATGGTTCCTTAAAGCAGAAGCTGCTTTGAGAGGATATGCAGGAGCGGGCGATATTCAAACGAACTATACCACAGGGGTTCAGCAATCTTTCGGCGAATGGGGGAAAAGTGCAAGCGTTGCTGCTTACCTTGCTGATACAACTTCTACTGAAGCTCCTTATATTGATCCGAAAAATCCGGATAATAACGTACCTGTTGGAAATCCACAGTTAAGTACCATTACCATTGCATGGAATAACAGTGATACTAACGAAAGAAAATTAGAAAGAATTATTACCCAGAAATGGCTTTCCCTTTATCCAAACGGACCGGAAGCCTGGGCAGAGCAGAGAAGAACAGGATATCCGGTTCTTTTCAAGGTAAGAAAAAATGACAGTGGAGGAGCCATCAGTACAGAGGCAATGATCAGAAGAATTCCTTTCACTATTGATACCAAAACATCATTGTATAATTACCAGCAGGCTGCTCAAATGCTGAACGGCCCTGATACCGGAGGAACCAAGCTTTGGTGGGATAAGAAATAA
- a CDS encoding GH92 family glycosyl hydrolase: MKKELLICFFTTLISVANAQQNKNDVLSWVDPFIGTGGHGHTFPGATTPFGMIQLSPDQNTKSGDWDWCSGYHYSSKTIMGFSHNHLSGTGWADLGDILVMPTVGQVKMVPGSEDQPETGYRSKFTHDKEVASPGYYSVMLDSYGIKAELTASPRVGFHKYTFPKSSEANIIIDPTNKIFGNIYHTLVSVEGNNKIKGYCYSNGWGGKRFAYFVMEFSKPFKSYGVYADGKIKNDEKIALAKDAKAFVRFSTEDQESIEVKVSLSPVSTENAQENFDTEAKNIDFAKAKETAQKTWRDLIGRFQVTGGTDSQRKIFYTGVYHTFIAPNLYMDVNGDYVAAQENMNTKWFTNYSTYSYWDGFRATHPLLTIMDQKHTKEFANSLISRYTDRKDHMPIWELCGYDNFCMLGYHSASVIWDAISKGVPGIDAEKAFAAMKDASLTDKMSSSDGGGGLNDYIRLGYTPSENGASVSATLEYAYDDWCIQQLAEKLGKKEESEVYKKRSMNFLNTFNKENNHFWPRQKDGKFLADFVLNDWKKLQPHWVSGNIWAYDFFVPHQIDEMMNLYGGKKGFEEKLDKTFTEALHMEGEQHVDISGFIGSLGFGDEPGHHVPYLYNYAGSPYKTQKMVKYIRDNMYAAKPDGIVNNEDCGQMSAWYIFSSLGFYPVTPGKPVYAIGAPQFTKASLKLENGKTFTVIADKISDKNIYVQKMFLNGKEYKSWELNHSDIMNGGELRFVMGSKPVK; encoded by the coding sequence ATGAAAAAAGAACTGTTAATCTGCTTTTTTACCACCTTGATTTCTGTAGCTAATGCCCAGCAAAATAAAAATGATGTTTTATCATGGGTAGATCCTTTCATAGGAACAGGAGGTCATGGACATACATTTCCCGGGGCAACCACACCATTCGGGATGATTCAGTTAAGCCCGGATCAGAATACAAAAAGTGGCGACTGGGACTGGTGCTCAGGATACCACTACAGCAGCAAAACGATCATGGGATTCAGTCATAACCATCTTAGCGGAACAGGTTGGGCAGACCTTGGAGATATTCTAGTAATGCCAACGGTAGGACAGGTAAAAATGGTTCCGGGATCAGAAGACCAACCGGAAACAGGTTATCGTTCAAAATTTACCCATGATAAAGAAGTAGCGTCTCCCGGATATTACTCTGTAATGCTGGATAGCTATGGAATTAAAGCAGAGCTCACTGCTTCTCCAAGAGTCGGATTTCATAAATATACTTTCCCAAAGAGTAGTGAAGCCAATATCATTATTGATCCTACCAATAAGATCTTCGGAAATATCTACCATACTTTAGTGAGTGTGGAAGGCAATAATAAAATCAAAGGATACTGCTACAGCAACGGCTGGGGAGGTAAACGGTTTGCTTACTTTGTGATGGAGTTTTCCAAACCGTTTAAGTCTTATGGCGTTTATGCTGACGGAAAAATCAAAAATGATGAAAAAATTGCCCTTGCCAAAGATGCTAAAGCTTTTGTAAGATTTTCCACAGAAGATCAGGAAAGCATTGAAGTAAAAGTATCTTTATCTCCGGTAAGCACAGAAAATGCACAGGAAAATTTCGATACCGAAGCAAAAAATATTGATTTTGCGAAAGCGAAAGAAACAGCACAAAAAACCTGGAGAGATCTGATCGGCAGATTTCAGGTGACAGGAGGAACGGATAGCCAGAGAAAAATTTTCTACACGGGAGTTTACCATACCTTCATTGCACCAAATTTATACATGGACGTGAATGGAGATTATGTTGCCGCTCAGGAAAACATGAATACCAAATGGTTCACCAACTACAGCACGTATTCTTACTGGGATGGATTCAGAGCGACACATCCATTATTGACCATTATGGATCAGAAACATACAAAAGAATTTGCCAATTCTCTGATCAGCAGATACACAGATCGTAAAGATCACATGCCAATCTGGGAGCTTTGCGGATATGATAACTTCTGTATGTTAGGATATCACAGTGCCTCGGTAATCTGGGATGCGATTTCAAAAGGGGTTCCCGGCATTGATGCCGAAAAAGCATTTGCTGCAATGAAAGATGCTTCTTTAACGGATAAAATGAGCAGCAGCGACGGTGGCGGAGGTCTTAATGATTATATCAGATTAGGATACACACCATCAGAAAACGGAGCTTCAGTTTCAGCAACGCTGGAATATGCCTATGATGACTGGTGTATTCAACAGCTGGCAGAAAAATTGGGTAAAAAAGAAGAGTCGGAAGTGTATAAAAAACGTTCTATGAACTTCCTGAATACTTTTAATAAAGAAAATAATCACTTCTGGCCAAGACAAAAAGACGGAAAATTCTTAGCGGATTTTGTTCTTAATGACTGGAAAAAACTGCAGCCACACTGGGTTTCCGGGAATATCTGGGCCTATGATTTCTTTGTTCCGCACCAGATTGATGAAATGATGAATCTGTATGGCGGGAAAAAAGGATTTGAAGAAAAACTGGATAAAACCTTCACAGAAGCACTTCATATGGAAGGTGAACAGCACGTAGATATTTCAGGATTCATTGGATCTTTGGGATTTGGGGATGAACCGGGACATCATGTTCCGTACCTGTATAACTATGCAGGAAGTCCTTATAAGACTCAGAAAATGGTAAAATACATCCGTGACAATATGTATGCAGCAAAACCTGATGGAATTGTGAATAACGAAGACTGCGGTCAAATGTCAGCATGGTATATCTTCTCATCATTAGGATTCTATCCTGTAACACCTGGGAAACCTGTTTATGCCATCGGAGCCCCACAATTCACGAAAGCTTCTTTAAAATTAGAAAATGGGAAAACTTTTACTGTAATCGCTGACAAGATCTCTGACAAGAATATCTATGTTCAGAAAATGTTCCTGAACGGAAAAGAATACAAAAGCTGGGAGCTGAACCACAGCGACATCATGAACGGTGGCGAACTGAGATTCGTAATGGGAAGTAAACCGGTAAAATAA
- a CDS encoding glycoside hydrolase family 125 protein, with protein sequence MERRNFIKTSALAGAGLLFTQNVFAKNLVLDDFPVVRVPKDKRHFTSESVESAIAAFKKKVKNKELSWLFENCFPNTLDTTVYYTETNGAPDTYVITGDIDAMWLRDSSAQVFPYLQFSKKDEKLHKLISGVIHKQTTFILKDPYANAFYNDDQKISKWKEYDHTDMKPGTHERKWEIDSLCYPIRLAYHFWKTTGDTKPFDANWLKGIQLTLQTFTEQQRKHDLGPYKFERTTAWATDGVPMGGYGYPTKPVGLISSMFRPSDDATIYGFLIPSNLFAVVSLRQAAEMVSQIKNERTLAQQLNSLADEVEAAIKKYGIYNHPEFGKIYAFEVNGFGSYNLMDDANCPSLLGLPYLDAVKADDPVYLNTRKFVWSENNPFFFKGKLAEGIGGPHIGLDMIWPMSIIMKALTTKDKSEIRWCIDTLQKTHGGTGFMHESFHKDDAKKFTREWFAWANTLFGELLWKTFNENPELLT encoded by the coding sequence ATGGAAAGGAGAAATTTTATTAAAACAAGTGCACTGGCAGGAGCCGGACTGCTGTTTACCCAAAATGTTTTTGCTAAAAATTTAGTGCTGGACGATTTTCCTGTTGTCCGTGTTCCTAAAGATAAAAGACATTTTACCAGCGAATCCGTAGAAAGTGCTATTGCAGCGTTTAAGAAGAAAGTAAAAAACAAAGAGCTGAGCTGGCTTTTTGAAAACTGCTTCCCGAATACATTAGATACTACTGTTTACTATACAGAAACCAATGGAGCTCCGGATACTTACGTCATCACCGGGGACATTGATGCCATGTGGCTTCGTGATAGCTCGGCACAGGTTTTTCCTTACCTGCAGTTCTCTAAGAAAGATGAAAAGCTACACAAGCTGATCTCGGGAGTTATCCACAAACAGACGACTTTCATCCTGAAAGATCCTTATGCGAACGCTTTCTACAACGATGACCAAAAGATCAGCAAATGGAAAGAATATGACCATACCGATATGAAGCCGGGAACCCATGAAAGAAAATGGGAAATCGACTCCCTTTGCTATCCTATCCGCCTTGCATACCACTTCTGGAAAACAACAGGAGATACAAAACCTTTTGATGCCAACTGGCTGAAAGGAATTCAACTTACCCTGCAGACCTTTACAGAACAGCAGAGAAAACATGACCTAGGGCCTTACAAATTCGAGCGTACAACGGCTTGGGCAACAGACGGCGTTCCTATGGGAGGATATGGTTACCCAACAAAACCTGTGGGGTTGATCAGCTCTATGTTCCGTCCAAGTGATGATGCTACCATTTACGGATTCCTGATCCCTTCCAACTTATTTGCAGTGGTAAGCTTACGCCAGGCTGCGGAAATGGTTTCACAGATTAAAAATGAAAGAACGTTGGCTCAGCAGTTGAACAGCCTTGCTGATGAGGTAGAGGCAGCCATCAAAAAATATGGAATTTATAATCATCCTGAATTTGGAAAAATTTATGCTTTTGAAGTAAATGGCTTCGGAAGCTACAACCTGATGGATGACGCGAACTGTCCAAGCTTGCTGGGACTACCTTATCTGGATGCGGTGAAAGCTGATGACCCTGTATATTTGAATACAAGAAAATTTGTGTGGTCAGAAAACAACCCGTTCTTCTTCAAAGGTAAGCTGGCAGAGGGAATAGGAGGTCCGCATATCGGACTTGACATGATCTGGCCAATGAGTATCATCATGAAGGCACTCACTACCAAAGATAAAAGTGAGATCAGATGGTGTATTGATACTCTACAGAAAACGCACGGCGGGACAGGCTTTATGCATGAATCCTTCCATAAAGACGATGCCAAAAAATTCACCAGAGAATGGTTTGCATGGGCCAATACATTATTCGGTGAATTGCTATGGAAAACCTTTAACGAAAACCCTGAGCTACTGACATAG